From the genome of Ailuropoda melanoleuca isolate Jingjing chromosome 5, ASM200744v2, whole genome shotgun sequence:
GGCCCATCCACTGGTTGCATGCAGGAACTTCCAGAAGCACAGAAGCGGGCCCTTCCTGTCACTTCTTGCCCACCGTGTCCCCatgccctgtccctcccctgtgTGTTGCAGACCCATCACTGCTTTCTGTCTGTGCTCACTGTCTCTTGAATCCATATTCTCACCTTGCCTTGATTTCTGGGGCATCCATACAAATATTCTCTCACATCCATTTTGGCCTTTCCACCTCTCTGCCTACTGCCGCAGAGATCCTTTTAACACTCAGATGTGGCTTTGTCATCTTCTGTCTCCTCTGAAATGGCTGCTTCTTGCTTTCAGGTTGAAGACTGAATGCTTCTGCATGGCCTGTGAGCCCCCCATAGCTGGCCTGTCTGTCCTGTAGTGTCACTTCTCCCTGCCCTCAGTACCAACAGCCTGTGTGCTCTGTCCACACTGGCTCCTTCTGTTTCtcgccctccccacctctcctcacACTTCCGTTTCCTCTGTTTTGTCGCCAAGGTGACTCCCACACATCCTTCAGAAATTAGTCCAGCATTGTCTCTTCAAACAAGCTCTCCTGAACCCTGGCCGGGTCACACGGCCTTATTAAAGACTCTCACAGCATCATGTGACTCTTCTTTGTGACACTTGTCACAACTACAATTATGTACATATTTGTGTGACTGATTGTTGTTTATCTACTGGACACTCAGCTCTGTGAGATCAGGCACTATCAGGGTGTTTTGCTCAGCACCGTATTGTCAGTATTTAGcacagtgttcaataaatagatgttgaaagaataaaagttttttaGTGCAGTCATTTACTCAGAACAGAAATAGCCTAAAGATGCTTGGAAGGACAAAGATAACCAGTGGGCATTATTCTAATTGTCAAGTGTgccttttcttcataaaaatgatCAAGTTTAAATATCAGTACTGGCTCAATCAGTCCTGTTTGTAAAGAGTGTTACAgcccaggaaaatattttttttctgtgatacaAACTGGTAATTGCAGTCTATTTGGACAGTAAAGACACGTATGTTGTAGGTCTATCTTGAACAAACACACTCCTGGCTTTCTCCCATATTTTCACATGACCACCACACAtgacacttctgacaccaaagaTGGGGGATTTCCGcccccacaccaagcaattctccgtGACACCAACTAAGCGTCTTAAAATTCACTTCAGTTCTGACACTAATCAGAGTTAGCAAAGACTCTACAAGGTAAGTGTTCCGTCTCCACAAGACggcccccacttcagatgccagtcgcAAGTAGTTGGTCCCCAGATTgcccacaacttctttttttttttaatttttttttgtaatgattttttttattatattatgttaatcaccatacagtacatccccggattccgatgtaaagttcgatgcttcattagttgcgtataacacccagtgcaccatgcaatacgtgccctccttactacccatcaccagtctatcccattcccccaccccctcccctctgaagtcttcagtttgtttctcatagtccatagtctctcatgtttcattcccccttctgattaccccccttttctttatccctttcttcccctaccgatcNNNNNNNNNNNNNNNNNNNNNNNNNNNNNNNNNNNNNNNNNNNNNNNNNNNNNNNNNNNNNNNNNNNNNNNNNNNNNNNNNNNNNNNNNNNNNNNNNNNNNNNNNNNNNNNNNNNNNNNNNNNNNNNNNNNNNNNNNNNNNNNNNNNNNNNNNNNNNNNNNNNNNNNNNNNNNNNNNNNNNNNNNNNNNNNNNNNNNNNNNNNNNNNNNNNNNNNNNNNNNNNNNNNNNNNNNNNNNNNNNNNNNNNNNNNNNNNNNNNNNNNNNNNNNNNNNNNNNNNNNNNNNNNNNNNNNNNNNNNNNNNNNNNNNNNNNNNNNNNNNNNNNNNNNNNNNNNNNNNNNNNNNNNNNNNNNNNNNNNNNNNNNNNNNNNNNNNNNNNNNNNNNNNNNNNNNNNNNNNNNNNNNNNNNNNNNNNNNNNNNNNNNNNNNNNNNNNNNNNNNNNNNNNNNNNNNNNNNNNNNNNNNNNNNNNNNNNNNNNNNNNNNNNNNNNNNNNNNNNNNNNNNNNNNNNNNNNNNNNNNNNNNNNNNNNNNNNNNNNNNNNNNNNNNNNNNNNNNNNNNNNNNNNNNNNNNNNNNNNNNNNNNNNNNctggccgatgtcatagaagttgttgcctatgttctcctctagaattttgatggattcctttctcacattgaggtctttcatccatttggagtttatttttgtgcccacaacttctgtctgacttggctacaaaCTGGACGGTCCTATGACCTCCCTCCTTGGATTCCATCacttgctagaacagctcacagaacccAGGGAAACACTTACATATGTTGGCCAGCTTAGTATATTACCAAGGATATGGTAAAGGTTACAGATGAACagacagatgaagagatacataggacAAGGTTCACAagtgtctgttcttttttttttttccccttttcagtcTTTGtgctctttgcttttcagtttttgaaagttCTATTGATATATCCTCTTGGAGAGTCTTTCGTCAGATGTGTGCAGTCCACTAATGAGTTCATCAGAGGCATTCTTCACTTCtgttacagtttttttaaaatctctagcatgtcgggtgcctgggtggctcatctggttgtgcatccaacccttgatttcaactcaggtcatgaactcagggtcttgTGATGGAGCCTCCGTtcaactccctgctcagtgccaagtctgcttgagattctctctttccctctccctttgcccctccccctacttgcacgCGCACATGCGTgcacgctctcactctctctctcaaataatcttaaattctctagctttttttggggggggttcctCTTACATtgtccatctgttcttgcatgcggTCTGCTTTATCCATTAGAGCACTTACCACATTAATCATGGTAGCTTTAAATTCCCAGTTTGTAAATCCAGCATCCCTGTCTTATCTATATACTCTATAAATTGTGTTTGTCTCTCACTACTGTATTGTAAATATACTTAGAAAGGACATTATTCCTTTCCTTCCAGAAGAACCTGATGGCCTTTCCTTAACCCCCTTTTATCTTCTCAGATAAAATCGATCGAGTTCACTGTCCTTTATGAAACCATCTTTTCAGGCTGTGCATGACAGTATGTAGCTCTGATTCGCCTCATTTTCTGACTACTCCACAGATTCCCTTCATGGTTTCTGTTTGTGCCTCTTAATAGTGAGTATCTGTGAAAAATTGTCTCTTCAGTGGTTGTTTTGTTTATAGGTTGAATATCCCCCTTAGCTTTTATGCCTGTAATTATTTGAAAAGTAGATACTATGAAGCATTTACTGTTCCAAATATTAGGGTAGTGGCTTTATCtcacctttttctttaaataatttccagGGTttagttgcaaaaaaaaaaaaagtggctggaCTAATCTTCAAAAACTGCTGtcagggcacctgagtagctcagtcagttgaacgttggactcttgatttcagttcaggttgtgatcttgtgggtcatgggatcaagccccaagatcaagagccacacattccactgactgagccagtcaggtaccCCAAAAGAagaggttatttattttttattttatttttaaaatgattttatttatttatttatttgagtaagagagagtacaagcagtggggaggggcagaaggagagagaagcagactcctcagtgagtggggagcctgatgaggggctcaatcccaggaccccaagatcatgacctaagctgaagacagacacttaagtgactgagccacccaggcgccccaggaaaggtTTCTTAAAGAGCCCTTAATGGGCTTTAGGATAATAGTTTAAATGTTGATTAAGTAGTTCTCTCACAGAAGACTCCATGAAAACCATTTCCCTTTAAtaacagctttcttttcttaatcctcactcatcttcatgatttttctcttttctaatctcTACAATTTAGTCTTTTCCCAAATCACCTTCTCACCTAACAGTGTTTGTTCCATTCtcttttattactttgttttaagTCAGACCTTTTCACACCACTAGCATTTCCAGCTAACCCCGTCCTGGATTACAAGGTTACATTTACATCCCCAGTGTTGTGTGTTCTCAGTATTTACGGTTTCATTACCCCATTCCTCACAGAGCGGCTTCTTTTCCTCCAGCATTGGACATAGAATAGATTTGTGTTTTTATGTCTTATAGATGGCACGTCTGGACCTAAAGCCAAGAAATCAACAGTAGAGCATCAGGACATTTTCAAAGAAGGTACATCCCAAGGAATAAACGCAGAAgaacttaaaaagagaaagtctGTACTGGGCGATACCTGGAAATCTAGAGAACAGTTTAAATATCAGCACCTAAACCAGGAGAAGTATCTGGGACAAGATAAAGTCACCTGTATGGAAATTCCTGCCAAAGAAGGAGATACAGAATCTAATGAATTTGGGACAGTTTTCATTATACAATCAATAGTTTCAGAGCAGAGTGATCCTATAGAAGAGTGTTTTCATGAACATGTTTCACatggaaaaatcttaaaacaaaactcagaCTTAATTATACAATGGAAGTGTGATGGAAAGAAACCTTGTAAGTGTAGTGGATGTGGGAAAACCTTCAGAGACCATGCTACTCTTGTGCAACATGAAAGAACTCATACTGGAGAGCGACCCTATAAATGTAATGTATGTGGAAAGGGATTTAACCAGAGTTCCCACCTAACAAACCATCAGAAGACTCATACAGGAGAAAGGCCCTACAAATGCAATGAATGTGGGGAGGCCTTCAGTTATTGCTCAGTCCTTATTCAACATCAGAGAATCCATAGTGGGGAGAGACCATATGAATGTACTGAATGTGGCAAGACATTCAGTCGTAGCACATATCTTACTCAGCATCAAAGAATTCACACTGGTGAGAAGCCCTATAAGTGTCTGGAATGTGGAAAGGCTTTTAGCCAGAGCACCCATCTTACCCTACATCAGAGAATTCTTACTGGAGAGAAGCCTTATGAATGCAATGAATGTGGTAAAACCTTCAGTCAGAGTGCACACCTTActcaacatcagagaattcatacaggagagaagccctatgaatgtaatgactgtgggaaagctttcagtGATCACTCAGCTCTTATTCGACATCATACCgtccacactggggagaaaccttatgaatgtaatgACTGTGGGAGAGCTTTCAGTTACTGCTCAGACCTCATTCAACATCGGAGAAtgcatactggagagaaaccatacGGATGCAGTGTATGCAGGAATGCCTTTAGCGATTGCTCAGCCCTTATTCAGCATCAaagaattcacactggagagaagccctatgagtGTAGTGGGTGTGAGAAAGCCTTTGGTAACTACTCAGCTCTTGTTCGACATCAGAgaactcatactggagagaagccctataaatgtaaggaatgtggaaaaaCCTTTAGCAGAAGTACATACCTTGCTCAACATCAGAGAAGTCATACAGGCGATAAGCCATATAAATGTAACCAATGTGAGAAAACTTTCACCCAGAGTTCATTCCTTACACAACACATGAGAGTTCATACCGGAGAAAAACCCTACAAATGTAACgaatgtgggaaagctttcagcGATCGCTCGGGGCACATTCAGCATCAGagaactcacactggagagaagccctatgaatgtaatGATTGTGGGAACGCTTTTAGTTTCTGTTCAGCTCTTATTCAACAtaagagaattcatactggagagaagccGTATAAATGCAAGGACTGCAGAAAAGCCTTTAGCAATAGGTCAGCACTTATTCAACACCAGagaactcacactggagagaagccctataaATGTAATGtatgtggaaaagccttcagtCAGAGTACAAACCTTACAAATCACCAGAAAACTCATTCTAGTGAAAAATCCTATAaatgcagtgaatgtggaaaaGTCTTTAGTTACTGCCCAAGCCTTATTCAACATCAAAtcattcatactggagagaaaccttatgagtGCAGTAAATGTGGCAGAGCCTTCAACCGGAGGACAGACCtgaaaaaaacatcagaaaactCATACTGAAGAGAAACTCTACAAATGTAATGACTGTGGAAAAGCCTTCAGCCAGAGCACATATCTTACAAAACACCAGAATGTTCATAGTAGAGAGAAAGCAAATATACATACTGAGTGTAGGAAAGCCTTTAGACAAAACTCATCTATTCGACATGAAAAATCTCCCACTGGAGAGAAATCCTCTGAATGCCTTGAGAGTCTGGTTACTGTGGAGACCCTTCCCAGGGAAACAGAAGGATGATCGTTAACTAGAGTGGCCACATGGTCTAGTGGGAAGAGCACGTGTCTGGGTTTTAGAGGTCCCGGGTTCTAATTTCGGCTCTGTTGCCAACTAGGTCTATTCTTACTTTGGGATAAGTCACTTTACCTCTTCATGCCTTAATTTACTCATGTGAAAAATTAGAAGGCCTGATTAATTGACCTTTAAGAtccacctttattttatttattaccaaTGCAGGTTTTTATAGATGTGACTCAAATTGTGATTCGTTTATTCTACAACAGTCTGATTTACAGTGTGAGGATGTAGTAGGCATTgggaattcaataaaaatatagacTACATGCTATTTGTTATCTGTGTATTGGTCCTCCAAACTTAAAATACCAGGAGTATTCGAGGAGATTAGAGATAAAGTACTACAAATTATGCTAATTATTGCAGTAGGAAGGCTGGGGTCTTGGTTAAGAATATGGTGTTTGGTAAAAcctcaaaaagaatgaatcaatTTGTTGGTAAAGGCTGGGTTACCTAGAATCCACCCAAATTTAATGTTGTAATATAAATTTTCTCTATTAAGTTGAATTGGTTGCTATCATGTCCTAGGTGAAAATGAACTAGACAACAGTTCTAAAGTCTTGAGCAGGTTACCAAGAAAAGGTGAAATTGGAAAATGCATTTGTTGCTTCTATACCTTAACTATGTAAATACCATGTGAATGAGAATAAATTTTGAGATATTATACACCCAGAAAAGTCTGTTGGTCTCTTGTCTTTGTCCTGTGATAACAGAGAAAATGGCCTGAAAATATGAAGATTTATCTCAGAAGCCTGTGATTGTAAGTTGACCAGttaatctttttcaaattttctgtaatgCCTATGCATTGTTTTATAAtcagagaaactatttttttaaaagattttttctttatttatttgacagagatagagacagccagcgagagagggaacacaagcagggggagtgggagaggaagaagcaggctcccagcggaggagcccgatgtgggactcgatcccggaacgccgggatcacgccctgagccgaaggcagacgcctaacgactgcactacccaggcatccccagagaaactactttttaaaagcatttgataaCTTAACAAATTTAATGGTTTTGGAACAGGAGCCTACTTTAGTAAATTATGCAATGGATTTAAAAACTATGAGCACAAGTGTAAGAGACTGTAAAAGAGCTGCTACTTtatgacttttttgttgttgctttctcAGCCTGTTTCCCCATACAGCAAACTTCACTCTCCCTTTGAGAAACGTTTCAGCCAGGCAGTTCCCACTTTCCTACTTCCCGACACTTTGACCATGTGCTGACAGCAATCCGAGTACCCTCCTTATTTACCTTCCTAATTCCTGCCTCTCAAACTTCATCTTATGGTCTAGCACAGACATGGTcttggatgatgatgatgacgattcACCTTCATCAGCTGCTTTCAGCActcagctctttttttcttccaatttctgtAGCATTTATTCACATGGACTTTAGTGGTTTAGTACTTAGTGGTTCCTTGATGTTCAATAATCACCTTAAATGTAGGTTCCATACCTTAGAGTTTTATAACTTCACTGAACCTAAGTAGAAGTGGaaatatagtagatgctcaggaAATCGTCACCGACGGAGGAGACATGCTGCAGTAACGAGACCGCGCTGAACACATGTGCTTTATCTCATTTGCAAGATGACTCTTCGAACTCTGGTTTTTTCCACCCAAGAATATACAACTACacttacttttaaatatatatatatctaaaactaattaaaacaaatgaaaatgtatagtgattatattaaaatcaaaGATGATACTGTACCACAgtcctttttttattcttcatatgGCTATTTTCAAATAGGATATGGTTCTCCACAATAATTTCCCGTGTCTATACTTAACACCACtatcctgggattttttttaacctgacatCCTCAATCTTCTCCAGCAACTTGCCACTGGATTTCAGTTAACGATACCGGACTTTCACACATACTTATTCTGGCATTTTCTTCCATAGTTTGCTTTGGAGATAACTGCTAACTTATTGAATCACTGTTCACTTTGGTCTTTGCTAAATACCAATTTCCTGTCTCCATTTACAATAAAAGTCCTTTCCCACTTTCCTACTTCCCGACACTTTGACTATGTGCTGACAGCAATCTGttagtttttataaatgttagatcactgcttccattttctctttacctgagagttttaaaatactgagGTTGTTACACATAATTGACTTTATCAACCCATTAGCAACCAGGTTTGACTCTGTATTCACAGAGGTTGCTTCCGTTAGGATTATGGGTATCTCTTATAACAGGCCCAGATCAGTGGCTACCCAGACTGTGGACATAAGCATCCCAGGGTTACCTGGACATGGGAATGCCAAGATGTCAGGAACACAGGCTCTCAATCAGGTCACTCCACCATCCTCGATGCGTGTTTCTGTCTGACATTCAGACATCTTATTCCTTTTCAAGCcagcagaaatgaaaagacatctcTTTCCCAGTAGGGGTGTGACCTGGGAGTTTTGTGCATTATTTCACTCCTATCCCATTGACCATAAGTGGGTCATATAACCTCAAGTactggagacagagaaggagcaaAGTCATACGTAGTTTGAAAGGGGCAAATGGTAATAAACAGCCAGCAGGGATCTTAGGGTGATTGTGTCCCTCATCAGTTAAATTGCAATAGGAAGGACCTGGTTTCATAAGCTCATGGGCCATGAATTCAGTCTGGAAGTTCGGCTGGCAGGTTAGACGTCCCAAGTGGGGTAGCTCAATAACGGGAAGTAGCCGGAAGTTTAGGCCAGGTACACTCTCAGAAGGTGCAGGCCATGGTCAGCATGTACGAGATTGCCCCCCATCCAGAATGGGGAATTGAGCttatttcttaattcattaaCTTCGACTAGGCCTTTCTTTCCAAGTGATGTGTCCAGATCTGAGCACAAAGTCAAGTATAGACACCCCCAAAGCAAACATtacaaaggaaatgtaaatctGGTTTCAAGCCAGGTGACGTTTGTTGCTGTGGGGCGTTCATGTGCTCCCCACTCAGATCTGTCTGAGGAATTGGAACATTTGTTTCAGTCCACTTTACCTAGAAGCCAAAGTAATGATACCCACGGAAAAAGAACTGAGACATAAGTGAACGACTCCCTCTACAACAGGGGATAACAAGGCCATCACAGATGGGTAGGGGAGGCAGAGACGCAGTCTCACCCAAAACCCCGCCTCTGGGGAGCAGACACACATAGGAGGAATCTCAGCCTGGAGTTTCTCCGAGGAGCGAGGTGTTTGTGTCCCACTTCAGGACCCGCACTAGAGCACGGAGGCCCCCAAATGTCTGGCTTTGGAAGCTAAGGGGGCCTATGTCCAGGGGCCCCCAGGGGCTGTGGAGTCTGAGATACTCCTTTTGAAGGGCTCCCAGGCTGACTCACTCCTCCCAGAGTTGGCTGGATTCTCTGTaaaggagattcatttgctaatcttaaagTGTCTCCTGGAGGGGCGGGAAGCAGCGGACTTTCTTCAGAGGTGGAGGTGAAGGCAAGCACCATTTTTGCACGCTCCCCCTGCCTGGCTAGTGCAGAGACACAGCCGAACCCTTGCCGCACTAAGGCCGGGTCCCCAGGGCTCTCCTTCAGGCAGTGTGGTATTTGTGCAAGAACAGACAtatggaccaatggaacaaaaaaggagcacattttgtatttaataaatggcagagaGAAGAGTATGGAAAGGCAGAATTTGTCAATAAATTGTGCTGATGTAGATaagtatatggaaaaaaaaaaacaccatacaTAAAAACGAAGTCCAGGTACATTAATGCTGAAATGTAAAAGGCAAAAGTACAAAGCATTTAgaagagaatataaataaatatactgcAGACTTTTGGACAGTAATAAGGAATAAGGCACAACAGCACTAAACAGGAATAACGGATAAATTTAATGAGATTAAATTTACAGATTACTTTAAGAATAAGTGAAATAAGGAACTTGTCCCTCAGAAAGCACTACGAAAGAATGAATCTAAgtcacaaaatgggagaagatatttgcaacataaATAACTGACACAGGGCTAGCatgaaaatagagaataaagaaacaaCTTCTATGACTATGACATCTATGAGAGAGAATGGGAGCCTGGAGGAAATGTTTAGCCTGAGATGTCACCAGTGTCTCTTCTGTTTCGCTCTGTTTGTTAGAAGCTAGTCAGTATGGCCCCCGCAAGGAGAGTGTATTTGGACCACCTTCTGATGACAGGAGTGCCACAGAGTGTGTGGacctactttattatttttttaaggatttatttatttatttatttgagagagagagagtgcaagtgccTACGTGCAAgttgcaggaggggcagagagagagaatcttccagcagactccctgctgagtggggagcctgtcgctgggcttgatctcatgacccatgaaatcattaactgagtcaaaaccaagagtctgatgctcaactgactgagccactgaggagTCCCTGTGGACATACTTTAAAACAACTACAGCAATCAACCTTATtagaaattaggaaaatgcaaattaatccTGTAATTAGGTGCTACTGATCTTCCACCAacattgctaaaattaaaaaagacaaatactaattATCGGGAAGGATGTAAAGTAGTAACTTTCATCACTACTATTAAAACTCTGAACTGATCCCTTGCAGCTCCTGCCGGGGGCTATACAAGCTTCGGGGAAGCGGGTTCAGGAGCTGGGTCCGGGGCGCACTGGGGAGGCAGGAACCTGGAGGACTGCTGGAACCACCTGCTTCTCAAGGG
Proteins encoded in this window:
- the LOC105241085 gene encoding LOW QUALITY PROTEIN: zinc finger protein 883-like (The sequence of the model RefSeq protein was modified relative to this genomic sequence to represent the inferred CDS: deleted 1 base in 1 codon), producing MEIPAKEGDTESNEFGTVFIIQSIVSEQSDPIEECFHEHVSHGKILKQNSDLIIQWKCDGKKPCKCSGCGKTFRDHATLVQHERTHTGERPYKCNVCGKGFNQSSHLTNHQKTHTGERPYKCNECGEAFSYCSVLIQHQRIHSGERPYECTECGKTFSRSTYLTQHQRIHTGEKPYKCLECGKAFSQSTHLTLHQRILTGEKPYECNECGKTFSQSAHLTQHQRIHTGEKPYECNDCGKAFSDHSALIRHHTVHTGEKPYECNDCGRAFSYCSDLIQHRRMHTGEKPYGCSVCRNAFSDCSALIQHQRIHTGEKPYECSGCEKAFGNYSALVRHQRTHTGEKPYKCKECGKTFSRSTYLAQHQRSHTGDKPYKCNQCEKTFTQSSFLTQHMRVHTGEKPYKCNECGKAFSDRSGHIQHQRTHTGEKPYECNDCGNAFSFCSALIQHKRIHTGEKPYKCKDCRKAFSNRSALIQHQRTHTGEKPYKCNVCGKAFSQSTNLTNHQKTHSSEKSYKCSECGKVFSYCPSLIQHQIIHTGEKPYECSKCGRAFNRRTDLKKHQKTHTEEKLYKCNDCGKAFSQSTYLTKHQNVHSREKANIHTECRKAFRQNSSIRHEKSPTGEKSSECLESLVTVETLPRETEG